The Cyanobacteriota bacterium genomic interval GGTTGCAGCGAATATAACGATAACCAATACTCCAGTCTACAATCTTAAGTTGTGTAACTGACGGGATGTTGTGTGAAGTTGTTAATGATTCAGCGCCTAACGGAAGAATTTTTGCCCGCAGTGATCGACCTTGACCGCACCTGCCTCGGAGGGCTGTGGAGTCTTGACGGCTATCGACGAGAAATTGCTAGTCCTAACAGTGATTTGATCATATTGCTGACCAACCACGAAGCAACCCCGCATGTCCTAGGCTTAGGGTGCCTATGGGCAATCGTCGAGGAAGCCCACATCACCCTACTAGCCGTGCATCCTGACTACCATCGTCAAGGCTTGGGGCAAGCGCTTCTCTGGAAACTGCTGCA includes:
- the rimI gene encoding ribosomal protein S18-alanine N-acetyltransferase — protein: MKLLMIQRLTEEFLPAVIDLDRTCLGGLWSLDGYRREIASPNSDLIILLTNHEATPHVLGLGCLWAIVEEAHITLLAVHPDYHRQGLGQALLWKLLHSAQCRGLERATLEVKTSNLPAISLYKKFGFQAVGVRKGYYPDTGEDALILWRGGLHHSDFTLTLAHWHQQVCDRLKQSHWRFLQATDSW